A stretch of the Siniperca chuatsi isolate FFG_IHB_CAS linkage group LG24, ASM2008510v1, whole genome shotgun sequence genome encodes the following:
- the LOC122872141 gene encoding uncharacterized protein LOC122872141 isoform X2 — MEAYEEVKDIIKKKGNTATVIKQREKAWQSIADRLNALNMNGPKRTWQQVKIKYKNILQNAVKKNTHRQGTGGGSPKADLTPAEDMALELNKGRPVLEGIPGGKETSIGSSQDATRFIQVSGSTVFLLEPPAQAPDDADPGESPSAAATAHDGDDDEEETISVDSRRHEDPDAIQWENQPGNILQEDDTAQNKN, encoded by the exons ATGGAGGCATACGAGGAGGTAAAAGATATAATTAAGAAGAAAGGCAACACCGCCACAGTgataaagcaaagagaaaaagcgTGGCAAAGTATTGCAGACCGCCTGAATGC ATTAAACATGAACGGGCCAAAACGGACATGGCAGCAGGTCAAAATCAAATACAAGAACATTCTGCAGAATG CAGTGAAAAAGAATACCCACAGACAAGGCACGGGTGGTGGGTCACCAAAGGCTGACCTTACCCCAGCAGAGGACATGGCCTTGGAGCTAAATAAAGGCAGGCCCGTCTTAGAGGGGATCCCTGGGGGGAAAGAGACGAGCATAGGTTCCTCCCAAGATGCCACCCGCTTCATTCAAG TGTCTGGAAGCACTGTGTTCCTGTTAGAGCCACCAGCACAAGCACCAGACGATGCTGATCCA GGTGAAAGCCCcagtgcagcagcaacagcacatGATGGAGAcgatgatgaggaggagaccATCTCTGTGGATTCCAGAAGGCATGAG GACCCAGATGCTATACAGTGGGAAAACCAGCCTGGCAACATA CTCCAAGAAGATGACACagctcaaaataaaaattag
- the LOC122872141 gene encoding uncharacterized protein LOC122872141 isoform X3 has product MPVKKNTHRQGTGGGSPKADLTPAEDMALELNKGRPVLEGIPGGKETSIGSSQDATRFIQVSGSTVFLLEPPAQAPDDADPGESPSAAATAHDGDDDEEETISVDSRRHEDPDAIQWENQPGNISSQAIRKLYGNHLRRQIELADIDIQYKKKKIENLALESEIKRGQLGNWTLK; this is encoded by the exons ATGC CAGTGAAAAAGAATACCCACAGACAAGGCACGGGTGGTGGGTCACCAAAGGCTGACCTTACCCCAGCAGAGGACATGGCCTTGGAGCTAAATAAAGGCAGGCCCGTCTTAGAGGGGATCCCTGGGGGGAAAGAGACGAGCATAGGTTCCTCCCAAGATGCCACCCGCTTCATTCAAG TGTCTGGAAGCACTGTGTTCCTGTTAGAGCCACCAGCACAAGCACCAGACGATGCTGATCCA GGTGAAAGCCCcagtgcagcagcaacagcacatGATGGAGAcgatgatgaggaggagaccATCTCTGTGGATTCCAGAAGGCATGAG GACCCAGATGCTATACAGTGGGAAAACCAGCCTGGCAACATA AGCTCACAAGCTATCAGAAAGTTGTATGGCAACCACCTCCGGCGCCAAATAGAACTGGCAGACATAGACATTCagtacaagaagaaaaagatagaaaatCTTGCACTGGAGTCCGAAATAAAAAGAGGACAATTAGGAAACTGGaccttgaaataa
- the LOC122872141 gene encoding uncharacterized protein LOC122872141 isoform X1, whose protein sequence is MEAYEEVKDIIKKKGNTATVIKQREKAWQSIADRLNALNMNGPKRTWQQVKIKYKNILQNAVKKNTHRQGTGGGSPKADLTPAEDMALELNKGRPVLEGIPGGKETSIGSSQDATRFIQVSGSTVFLLEPPAQAPDDADPGESPSAAATAHDGDDDEEETISVDSRRHEDPDAIQWENQPGNISSQAIRKLYGNHLRRQIELADIDIQYKKKKIENLALESEIKRGQLGNWTLK, encoded by the exons ATGGAGGCATACGAGGAGGTAAAAGATATAATTAAGAAGAAAGGCAACACCGCCACAGTgataaagcaaagagaaaaagcgTGGCAAAGTATTGCAGACCGCCTGAATGC ATTAAACATGAACGGGCCAAAACGGACATGGCAGCAGGTCAAAATCAAATACAAGAACATTCTGCAGAATG CAGTGAAAAAGAATACCCACAGACAAGGCACGGGTGGTGGGTCACCAAAGGCTGACCTTACCCCAGCAGAGGACATGGCCTTGGAGCTAAATAAAGGCAGGCCCGTCTTAGAGGGGATCCCTGGGGGGAAAGAGACGAGCATAGGTTCCTCCCAAGATGCCACCCGCTTCATTCAAG TGTCTGGAAGCACTGTGTTCCTGTTAGAGCCACCAGCACAAGCACCAGACGATGCTGATCCA GGTGAAAGCCCcagtgcagcagcaacagcacatGATGGAGAcgatgatgaggaggagaccATCTCTGTGGATTCCAGAAGGCATGAG GACCCAGATGCTATACAGTGGGAAAACCAGCCTGGCAACATA AGCTCACAAGCTATCAGAAAGTTGTATGGCAACCACCTCCGGCGCCAAATAGAACTGGCAGACATAGACATTCagtacaagaagaaaaagatagaaaatCTTGCACTGGAGTCCGAAATAAAAAGAGGACAATTAGGAAACTGGaccttgaaataa